From a single Pseudorasbora parva isolate DD20220531a chromosome 17, ASM2467924v1, whole genome shotgun sequence genomic region:
- the LOC137044705 gene encoding regulating synaptic membrane exocytosis protein 3-like isoform X3: MPLLVNGIHKDIYSSTLPACLKSNSRLFVVTATQRRVLRFTDKITISDLQPSLDRVRSASTNCLRPGSNSNSPERDRSTQSLPRTRPTSPRILIQHASPEDDRQSRTLDKPSCQKLGKKISDSERVQPHSRPTFSSSTADSSTRKVRQLPQVPAKSSSVEQALASEERTRQMKVRTFRTPAPSSTSQDLERALKNKRELYKEQRRSSDNVSHKSSDSDVSDVSAISRASSASRISSTSYMSIQSERPRGRISRHIHPSSHMMKSTSVSGEIYSLERTDGSQSDTALGTLGGGGKKRRSSLSARVVAIVGIPSRRSRSTSQLSQTEAANKKSKGSSQIQRSQETGMAVEYPRNAMARQASRESTDGSMNSYSSEGNLIFSGMRLGADSQFSDFLDGLGPAQLVGRQTLATPAMGDVQIGLMDKKGQLEVEVIRARGLTPKPGSKSLPAPYVKVYLLENGACKAKKKTKIARKTLDPLYQQSLLFEESPQGKVLQVIVWGDYGRMDHKCFMGVAQILLEELDLSSTVIGWYKLFPPSSLVDPTLAPLTRRASQSSLDSSGPPGIIRS; encoded by the exons ATGCCTTTATTAGTCAATGGAATTCATAAGGATATTTACAG CTCAACACTTCCTGCATGCCTTAAGTCAAACTCACGGCTGTTTGTAGTCACTGCCACTCAACGCCGAGTTCTTAGGTTCACAGACAAGATCACCATTAG TGATCTACAGCCCTCTCTTGACAGGGTTAGAAGTGCTAGTACCAACTGTCTGAGACCAGGTTCTAATTCCAATTCACCTGAACGAGACAG GAGCACCCAGTCTCTGCCCCGTACCAGACCCACGAGCCCCAGGATCCTAATTCAGCATGCCTCCCCAGAAGACGACAG GCAGTCGAGAACTCTGGACAAGCCTAGCTGTCAGAAACTTGGCAAGAAAATATCTGACAGCGAGCG GGTGCAACCACACTCCCGCCCCACATTCTCCTCATCAACAGCGGACTCTTCGACACGAAAGGTCAGACAGCTTCCCCAAGTTCCCGCTAAAAGCAGCAGTGTAGAGCAAG CTCTTGCCTCAGAGGAGCGGACACGGCAAATGAAAGTACGCACCTTCCGAACACCAGCTCCCTCCAGTACCAGCCAGGATCTGGAGAGGGCGCTCAAGAATAAACGAGAG CTTTATAAGGAGCAGCGACGAAGCTCTGACAATGTGTCCCATAAGTCCTCAGACAGTGATGTCAGCGACGTGTCAGCCATCTCTCGCGCCAGCAGTGCCTCGCGGATCAGTAGCACCAGCTACATGTCCATTCAATCAGAACGACCCAGGGGTCGCATTAG CCGTCATATTCATCCATCCAGCCACATGATGAAGAGTACGAGTGTTAGTGGAGAAATCTACAGTCTGGAGCGTACCGATGGCAGCCAGTCAGACACCGCTCTGGGAACACTGGGAGGAGGAGGAAAAAAGCGCAGATCCAGCCTTAGCGCCCGTGTAGTCGCCATCGTGGGCATTCCCTCACGCCGCAGCAGAAGCACCTCTCAGCTCAGTCAGACAG AAGCAGCCAACAAGAAATCAAAGGGATCCAGTCAGATCCAGCGCAGTCAGGAGACGGGAATGGCAGTGGAGTATCCTCGTAACGCCATGGCCCGCCAAGCCAGCCGAGAGTCCACTGACGGCAGCATGAACAGCTATAGCTCTGAGGGCAA TCTGATCTTCTCAGGGATGAGGTTAGGGGCTGACAGCCAGTTCAGTGATTTCCTAGATGGTCTTGGCCCCGCTCAGTTGGTGGGTAGACAAACACTTGCAACGCCCGCTATGG gaGATGTTCAGATTGGACTGATGGATAAGAAAGGGCAGTTGGAGGTGGAGGTTATCAGGGCCCGTGGTCTTACACCTAAACCAGGTTCCAAATCGCTGCCGG CTCCCTACGTCAAGGTCTATTTGTTGGAAAATGGAGCGTGCAAAGCCAAAAAGAAAACCAAGATTGCACGAAAGACGCTTGATCCTTTGTATCAGCAATCGCTGTTGTTTGAGGAAAGTCCGCAGGGTAAAGTTCTCCAG GTAATAGTTTGGGGAGATTACGGCCGCATGGACCACAAATGTTTCATGGGAGTCGCCCAGATTCTTTTAGAGGAGCTGGATCTTTCTAGCACAGTGATCGGTTGGTACAAACTGTTTCCCCCCTCGTCATTGGTCGACCCGACCTTAGCTCCCCTCACTCGTCGCGCTTCCCAGTCATCGCTGGACTCTTCAGGGCCGCCAGGCATCATCAGGTCCTAG
- the LOC137044705 gene encoding regulating synaptic membrane exocytosis protein 3-like isoform X4 gives MFPAQETVHHLSAKPDAQRQSRTLDKPSCQKLGKKISDSERVQPHSRPTFSSSTADSSTRKVRQLPQVPAKSSSVEQALASEERTRQMKVRTFRTPAPSSTSQDLERALKNKRELYKEQRRSSDNVSHKSSDSDVSDVSAISRASSASRISSTSYMSIQSERPRGRISRHIHPSSHMMKSTSVSGEIYSLERTDGSQSDTALGTLGGGGKKRRSSLSARVVAIVGIPSRRSRSTSQLSQTEAANKKSKGSSQIQRSQETGMAVEYPRNAMARQASRESTDGSMNSYSSEGNLIFSGMRLGADSQFSDFLDGLGPAQLVGRQTLATPAMGDVQIGLMDKKGQLEVEVIRARGLTPKPGSKSLPAPYVKVYLLENGACKAKKKTKIARKTLDPLYQQSLLFEESPQGKVLQVIVWGDYGRMDHKCFMGVAQILLEELDLSSTVIGWYKLFPPSSLVDPTLAPLTRRASQSSLDSSGPPGIIRS, from the exons ATGTTCCCCGCTCAGGAGACAGTACACCACCTCAGTGCAAAGCCAGACGCACAGAG GCAGTCGAGAACTCTGGACAAGCCTAGCTGTCAGAAACTTGGCAAGAAAATATCTGACAGCGAGCG GGTGCAACCACACTCCCGCCCCACATTCTCCTCATCAACAGCGGACTCTTCGACACGAAAGGTCAGACAGCTTCCCCAAGTTCCCGCTAAAAGCAGCAGTGTAGAGCAAG CTCTTGCCTCAGAGGAGCGGACACGGCAAATGAAAGTACGCACCTTCCGAACACCAGCTCCCTCCAGTACCAGCCAGGATCTGGAGAGGGCGCTCAAGAATAAACGAGAG CTTTATAAGGAGCAGCGACGAAGCTCTGACAATGTGTCCCATAAGTCCTCAGACAGTGATGTCAGCGACGTGTCAGCCATCTCTCGCGCCAGCAGTGCCTCGCGGATCAGTAGCACCAGCTACATGTCCATTCAATCAGAACGACCCAGGGGTCGCATTAG CCGTCATATTCATCCATCCAGCCACATGATGAAGAGTACGAGTGTTAGTGGAGAAATCTACAGTCTGGAGCGTACCGATGGCAGCCAGTCAGACACCGCTCTGGGAACACTGGGAGGAGGAGGAAAAAAGCGCAGATCCAGCCTTAGCGCCCGTGTAGTCGCCATCGTGGGCATTCCCTCACGCCGCAGCAGAAGCACCTCTCAGCTCAGTCAGACAG AAGCAGCCAACAAGAAATCAAAGGGATCCAGTCAGATCCAGCGCAGTCAGGAGACGGGAATGGCAGTGGAGTATCCTCGTAACGCCATGGCCCGCCAAGCCAGCCGAGAGTCCACTGACGGCAGCATGAACAGCTATAGCTCTGAGGGCAA TCTGATCTTCTCAGGGATGAGGTTAGGGGCTGACAGCCAGTTCAGTGATTTCCTAGATGGTCTTGGCCCCGCTCAGTTGGTGGGTAGACAAACACTTGCAACGCCCGCTATGG gaGATGTTCAGATTGGACTGATGGATAAGAAAGGGCAGTTGGAGGTGGAGGTTATCAGGGCCCGTGGTCTTACACCTAAACCAGGTTCCAAATCGCTGCCGG CTCCCTACGTCAAGGTCTATTTGTTGGAAAATGGAGCGTGCAAAGCCAAAAAGAAAACCAAGATTGCACGAAAGACGCTTGATCCTTTGTATCAGCAATCGCTGTTGTTTGAGGAAAGTCCGCAGGGTAAAGTTCTCCAG GTAATAGTTTGGGGAGATTACGGCCGCATGGACCACAAATGTTTCATGGGAGTCGCCCAGATTCTTTTAGAGGAGCTGGATCTTTCTAGCACAGTGATCGGTTGGTACAAACTGTTTCCCCCCTCGTCATTGGTCGACCCGACCTTAGCTCCCCTCACTCGTCGCGCTTCCCAGTCATCGCTGGACTCTTCAGGGCCGCCAGGCATCATCAGGTCCTAG